One window of the Paenibacillus beijingensis genome contains the following:
- a CDS encoding CPBP family intramembrane glutamic endopeptidase produces MQHNRLQADIKRYFWIGIIGAILFVLIQILPSTADSFFTGTTGKTISKSSAELKAAAFAGLQFGQAVVRTHAVYQSDSVFYGYLSREGLLDDFAEKYEDRFPTDTFQIAAELGNGETAYIYIHMTKGTVVGWHLFALERNTNTTLTGSKLLRAARSEALNRGFTASELEIAEAGGDPSVQVLKPKDGMIGQAKLQLHIRAQQTASGSVLVTRYEPVFNVPSEYVAYVKRQDRLADLLSIGGSLLLSAVLFILAIVYAALYRKHTSFKRGWLISAIFLAFYVVNNLNMMDGIRASMGESLNAELYAIIAVTVTMGITLLLGASCYFSLVAGDGLWRAMGRSLWPRAGESDYGSVVWNSMKLAYIFAFIVMGLQSVVLIVLQQTTGAWSTTDVTQSTYNFAYPFLLPLLAWCAAIQEEAVYRLFGIGLMRKWLRSPFVASLIPTVIWALGHVTYPIYPSTTRLIEVTLLGLLFSFIFLRYGFITAVFTHAIMDSVLMSSSLFFLGSVRDIIAGIVYILAPVGVAWLLRKYSGSRTGSPTIA; encoded by the coding sequence ATGCAGCACAATCGTCTGCAAGCGGATATTAAACGTTATTTCTGGATTGGAATTATCGGAGCGATTCTGTTCGTATTGATCCAAATCCTCCCTTCGACGGCGGACAGCTTCTTTACGGGCACAACCGGGAAGACGATCTCCAAATCTTCCGCCGAGCTGAAAGCTGCCGCGTTCGCCGGCCTCCAGTTCGGACAAGCCGTCGTGCGCACGCATGCCGTTTACCAGTCGGACAGCGTTTTTTACGGATATTTGTCCAGAGAGGGGCTGCTGGATGATTTCGCAGAGAAATACGAGGATCGTTTCCCTACCGACACGTTTCAGATTGCGGCCGAACTGGGCAATGGAGAAACCGCCTATATTTATATACATATGACGAAAGGAACCGTCGTCGGCTGGCATCTGTTCGCGCTGGAGCGGAATACAAATACAACCCTTACCGGCAGCAAGCTGCTGAGAGCTGCCCGCTCGGAAGCGCTGAACAGAGGCTTCACCGCTTCCGAGCTTGAAATCGCCGAAGCGGGCGGCGATCCAAGCGTACAGGTTCTGAAGCCGAAAGACGGCATGATCGGCCAAGCAAAGCTGCAGCTGCATATCCGGGCGCAGCAGACGGCTTCCGGCTCGGTACTCGTTACCCGGTATGAGCCGGTATTCAACGTTCCGTCGGAATACGTTGCCTACGTGAAGCGTCAGGACCGCCTCGCCGATCTTCTTTCGATCGGCGGCAGCCTGCTGCTGAGCGCCGTCCTGTTCATTCTCGCGATTGTTTATGCGGCGCTGTACCGGAAACATACCTCCTTCAAAAGGGGCTGGCTGATCAGTGCGATTTTCCTCGCCTTTTATGTCGTGAACAACTTGAACATGATGGACGGCATCCGCGCCAGCATGGGCGAAAGTCTAAATGCCGAACTGTACGCGATCATTGCGGTGACCGTCACGATGGGAATAACGCTGCTGCTCGGCGCTTCCTGTTACTTCTCTCTCGTCGCGGGAGACGGGCTGTGGCGCGCTATGGGGAGAAGCCTGTGGCCGAGAGCGGGCGAATCCGATTACGGCAGCGTCGTCTGGAACAGCATGAAGCTGGCCTATATTTTTGCTTTCATTGTGATGGGTTTGCAATCGGTTGTTTTGATCGTCCTCCAGCAGACGACCGGCGCCTGGTCGACGACCGACGTGACGCAGTCCACCTATAACTTCGCTTATCCCTTCCTGCTGCCGCTGCTGGCGTGGTGTGCCGCGATCCAGGAAGAAGCCGTATATCGTCTGTTCGGTATCGGCTTGATGCGCAAATGGCTGCGCAGCCCGTTCGTCGCCTCGCTTATTCCGACCGTTATTTGGGCGCTTGGACATGTTACTTACCCGATCTATCCGTCGACGACGCGCCTGATCGAGGTGACGCTGCTCGGGCTGCTGTTCAGTTTTATTTTCCTCCGGTACGGGTTTATTACCGCGGTCTTCACACACGCCATTATGGACAGCGTCCTGATGTCGAGCTCGCTGTTCTTCCTGGGCTCGGTCCGCGACATCATCGCAGGCATCGTCTATATTTTGGCTCCTGTCGGAGTCGCCTGGCTGCTGCGCAAATACAGCGGAAGTCGGACGGGCAGCCCCACGATCGCGTAA